AGCAGATCACCATGGACGCGGCCCGCCGCATCGCCGCCCTCACCCACGGCGACCCCGCCGCCTGGGAAGGCACCGCGATCTTCCACGAGCTCGTCAGGATCGCCCTGGACGGCGGCGACCCCATCACTGCCCTGCCCGACATCCTGCCTCTCGTCGACCCGGACCAGCGCCAGCGCTACGCAGTTGTCCTTGCCCCCGACTGGCACCCCGACCGGGCCACCGAGTTCAACGGCGCCGTCTGGCCGTGCCTCGGCTCCGCCGTCTGGGCGCTACGCACCACCTTCTCCTTCGAGGACGCCCTCCGCAGCGCTGTGGACCTGGGCGGCGACACCGACACCGTCGCTGCCGTCACCGGCGGCCTCGCGGGTGCGGTGTACGGAATGGACGCCATACCCGTGTCGTGGATGCGCCCGCTCCATGTTCTCCTGCCGGGATCCGGCGGTCGGGAGCTGGACTTGGCCGACCTGGCGGGACTCGCCGCGCGCCTGGACGGAACTTCCAGGAGTCGGCTGGACCATCACGTTGGAGGCCTGGAGTGAAATCATGATCAATCTCCGTAGCCAACGCGAGCTCTCGCGGCTTCAGCGGTCCTTCGACCAGTCTTGAACGAGCTCCCACGTCGGAGAGGGCTGGTCGCCGACAATCCACGACGCCTCGGGGTACTCGCCCGACAGGTTCGCGACCAGGAACTCGCCGAACCCGCCGTCGAAGCGAAACCACGACCCTGATCGGTTCCAGGCAATGAGTCTTCGCCATCTTCGAACATGCAGGTCGGAGGCTCTGGTGTGGCGCTCGCTGAGGATACTCATGCTGGTCTCGGGCGGAAGCCTGCAGTCTTGATCATCCGCCATGTCATCGGTCGAGGCCCCGCCGGCCGAGTTGTTAATGTCAAACAGCCACTTGCGGAAGCGCGGCCCGAAGGGCACATCAGCTCCCCAGCGTCATCCACCGGTGCGCGGTACGGTCGCGTCCCACGGCCGGCGACGGCATCCGCGAGGGTCGCCAGGTCTCCGTCGTATGTAGTGTACGGAAATGACAAGAAGCGAGCGGCTCGCGGAGCAACTGGACTGGCACTGGCACAGGAACCTGCGGCCGCGGCTGCATGGTCTTACCGATGAGGAGTACTTCTGGGAGCCGGTGCGCGGCTGCTGGAGCATCCGCCCACGTGGCACGTCGGCCGCACCGATGTCGGAAGGTTCGGGGGAATGGACGATGGACTCCGCGTCCTCTGACCCGGTGCCGGCGCCGGTGGCCACGATTGCCTGGCGGCTGGGGCACATGATCGTCTCGTGCCTGGGCTATCGGGTCGGATGGTACTTCGGCGGCCAGGACGTCGACTTCGATGCCTTCGCTTACGCGGGAACCGCTGACGAGGCACTGAACCAGCTCGATGAGATGTACGGGAGATGGAACGCGGGGGTCCGCGAACTCTCGGACGCCGACCTGGAGAATCCGCCCCCGATGGGTCCCGAGGGGTTTCCCATGGAGAACAGGGTCCTGCACGTCAACAGGGAGCTGATCCATCACGGCGCCGAGATTTCCCTGCTGCGCGACCTCTACCGCTGGCAGGACGGAGCCGTGCCGCGCCGAATGTAGGTTTCCGGTAACCGGCGATCGAGCCTCGGAATCCCACGTGGACCCCGTGACGCGTCAGCGGTTGACTTCGAAGTTCGTCAGGACGAGGAGGGCGGTGGCGCGGGCGGGGTCGGTGCGGAGCCTGGTGAGGATCCGCCAGGCTTTCAGGTTCGCGAAGCCGTGTTCGACGGGCGTCCGGCGGCCAGGACCTGGTTGGCCTGCTTTTGACCTGAGGTGAGCTTGCGGGTGCGGGTGGCCTTGTAGCCGGTGACGATGACCTGGTCGTCGGGGTTCTTGGGTTTGTCCACGTCGATGAAGCCGAGGTCGGCGAGAGCACCGAGGCCAGCCGCCTTGAGGTGCTCGACGATCTTGTCGTGGCGGGTGGCGGTGGCGTCGTGTGTCCGGCCCGGCCGGGCGGCGGATATCCACATCAGCCTGCCCCTCTCATCGGTCAGGGCGAGGAAGTGCAGGCCGTGACGATGGTGCTTGCCGGAGTAGTTGGGCCGGTTCGCGGCTCCCGTGCGCCGCTGGGTGGGGATCAGAGTGCCGTCGATCAGAACGACTTCCCCGCCTCGCGCGGCTGTCTTGCGAAGCGCCCGGTCCAGGCGCGGGGCCCTGGCGGCGAGGAGGTCGATCATCTCGTCACGGCAGCGCCGCAGGGTGGACTCGGGCACGCCGTTGCCGCCGGCCGGGTCGAGTAACCGCTGGTCGTGCCGCAGCATCGCCAGCACGAGCACCGCGACCCGGCCCGGCGGCTGTGACCTGAACGGGGAGTTGGTCGCCTTCAGTCGGGATCGCAGCAGCTCGGCGAGGTAGTCGATCGTGCTGGTGGTTCTGGCAACGACGACCTCATGATGCGGATCACCGGGAGTCCGGATCACCGCAGACCGGGCAGTCATACTCGTCGGCCGAGTCCGGAGCAACCGGATGGCCGCAGTAGTCACAAGGCCGCGTGTCCTCGTCGGCCGGGTGCCGGTTCACCGGGCCGTTGTCGCTACAGGTGGCTGCCCGACGCCTCACCAGGCAGCCACCTCGGCTCGGATCCGGGGCAACGCCCATGGCTCCAGTGCGCCTCCGACGAAGTCGGCAAGGAACTGGACCGCGCTGAGCATCCGACCAGAGGCTGGCCGGTCCTCGGCACATGTCGTGTGCGCAGCGACGGGCCAGGTGTGACGACCGGACCGAAGGTGGCCACGGGCGCGCCGGAAGTGGGGCACCAGGCGCGACTGACGGGAAGCCGTCATCGAGCACGACGTGAGCCCCGTCGAGAGCACGGCACTGCCCCCAGGAGCCGGGGCCGCACGTGGTCATACGGACGATACGCCGCCGCGACTGGTCGACCATGGGGATGGCCTCGCCGGGACGACGAGGACTGGACGGCGCGGGCAGTTGCACCCGCATGATCAAACAGTCCATGCCCAGGACACCATCCCGACCCCAACCGGCCAGACCCTTCGATAGGAAGGCAGATTGATGAACGAAGCGGAAAATGAAAGGCGATCAGCTTGCTCGGGTGTAGAATATGAAGACGTAAGGCGGCCTCCAGGGTCGGCGTCAGGATGATGCCGACGGGTCGCCCACCATCAGGGGGACATCACCATGACCAACCAACTCGAAGCGGCTCGGGCGACGATGGACGAGCGTCGGCGGGTGAGCGAGGAGTACCGCCTCGTCCGCGCGGCTCGACTCAACCACCGGGCCCAGCGCGCCACCCAGCGCGCCCGCCGGGCCCTGGCCAGCCTGACCGCATGAACAGCCCTGCCGCAGCGGGCCGTCACCGAAGTACCGGTGACGGCCCGTCCGGTTTTCCAGGCCGGCTGCCGTAGGCGCAACCGGCGTCACCAGCGGTCTTCCCCTTCCGGCCAGCCGGCCGCGTCCTACCGGGTCGTGTCCGTTTCGACCGAAGCGCTTTGAGGCCCGAGCCACTGCTGGGGTGGGGGCTCAGGCACAATCGAGCCGTGCCTACCCCTCCTGATCCTTCCGCTCTGTACCCAGATGTCGCGGCCCTGGGCAGCCTCGCTGCCGCGCTTCGGGCCGAGGCTGAGGGCTGCCTCGGCGCCGTCCCTGTCACATCCTCGGATGCGGATCCGCTGCGCCACGCGGCCGTCGCCAGCACCCTGCCTCACCGCGAGCCGCTGCAGATCAGCGCGTGGTCCCACGAACGTCGGTGGTCGATTCGCGGCACGGAGCCCTTCCAGGGCCTGTCACTCCTCGACGGCAGGACAGAGGATCTGACGGAGGTCGCCAGGGCTGCCCGGGCCTGGCACGACGGGGCAGCTCTGGATGAAATTCGCCGAGCGGTCCCCTTCGTGCACCTGACCGGCAGGACCGAGGTGCCAGACCACCATCCCGCGCGTCTTACGGAATCCGAGTGGCAGAGCATGCGCCAGAAAGCGGCTGAACTGGAGTACACCTGGAAGGAGCCGTACCAAGCCCTGATCGAGGCGGCATACGCCGAACCGGCGCTGCGTGCCCTCTATCCGTTCACCAGCCACTGGGCACTGCGCTTCGCGGCCACCACCCGCCCGGACCTGACCGTCGTCGGACCATGCCTGACGGCGGGCAGCGACGGCACGTTCGGCCTGGGCCGGGGCATCATCACTCCGGACCTCGGCCGGTTCGCCACAGCGCATGAGGCTGTGGCACTGGCCGTCCAGCACCTGCCATCCGGCCTCGGCCCGGTCACGCTCGGCAGATGATCGACACAGGGCCCCTTCACCCCTGGTCTGCCTGGTCCGGGCACGCAATGGTCGCAGGCCGCCAGGCAGTTCCGGCAGCTGGAACGAGTATTCGCCGAGCATGTTGACGTGGTGGCGCACGAACGGCGAAAGACGGGCCACGTCCTGGTCGCGGACCTCGAAGCCGTCGGCGCGGAGCTGGGCGACGGCTTCGTCAAGGTAGCGGGTGTTGAAGAGCACCAGGGCGTTGAGGACCAAGCCGAGCGCGCCGATCTGGTCTTGTCCGAACTAGCTCAGCTCGTCCCAGATGGGAAGCGCGCTGGTGTCGGCAGTCGGATGCGCACCGTCGAACCAGTGCTCGCGCACGGGCTGCGGAGCGTCGAGGCTGAAGCGGCGGCGGGGGCCCGCGGCCCACAGCCAGTTGGTCGGATCGGTGAGGACCCCGTGCAGTTCGGGCCCTGTCACCAGGACAGGGGCGACGGCGCGGTGGCTCTCCCCCTCGTGGACGGCCAGCAGCCCGCGTTCGGCGAGATCGAGGGCCACGCCGGCGAGCTGCGGGACCAGGGCGCGTTGCTCGTCCTCGGTGAAGCTGCGTGGGGGCGGAGCCTGGGCAGCACCGGCCCAGCGCAGGGCCACGCCGTAGTTCTGGACCATCCCGGCCAGGGAGTACCCCGAGATGGCACGACGCATGAGTGTCTGTTCGGCGATCGTCAGCGAATCCCAGGGGTGCATGACGTGCATGCTCTCACTGCGAGCGGCCTGAGCCGTACCTGATTATGCGGCCAGGTCGGCCATCAGCCCAGGTGAGAAGCCTGGCTCCCACTGGAGCCTGTCTGACAAATGATCACCGGACGGGGCAGGCGCGGTTCAATTGCCTTGCCGTTTGGACGCCGGCCGATGATCCTGGGCCGGTGCCAGGACAGGGAAAGCGAAGGCGGCGGCAGGAGGTCGCAAGGGAACGGCTGGCTGCTCGTACCGCGCCGGACGCGGGACGGTGGGACGTGATCGTTGAGACCGAGGACAGCACAGGACTGCGTATCCACGTGCGGTCTGGACACCCCGCGAGTCGGACCGGTGAACCCGGGCTCAGCTGGGTGCAGCTGACGACGCATTAGGCTGGGCCCATGCTCTCAGCCGTGTCGGGACCGGTCGCCGTGCCGCGGGTCGAGGTCCTGGTGGGTCGGGTCGCGGGGGCGAGCGGCAGGCGGCGCGGGGGCTGGCGTTGGAGTTGGCGGCGCGGGTGTGCGGGGTGGCGGTGGCGGGGTTGCGGCTGGAGCGGGCGGCGAGTGGGCGGCCGTACGTGGTCGGCGGCGGGGGGCGGGTGGAGGTGAGCCTGAGTCATGCGCGGGGGGTGGTCGCGGTGGCGGCGAGCCGGGAGTCGGCGGTGGGGGTGGACGTCGAGGCGGTGCGTCCGCTCGCGGTCGGGGCGCTGGCCCGGCGCTGGTTCCCGGCCGACGAGGCGGCGTGGATCGGACGGTGGGGGCCCGGGCGGGAGCCGTCGGCCTTCCTCTGGCTCTGGACCCAGAAGGAGGCGATGGCCAAGGCGCTGGGCCAGGGCCTGGGCGGCGGAGTCGGCCTGCTGCGCGCAGTGGCGCTGCCGGACGAGTGGCCGACCGGGTGGGCGCAGCGGTGCTGGCCGCTCACCGCAGTGCCGGAGGTTGCAGAACTCGCGGTGAGCGCTGGTGAGTTGGACGGGTTGATGGTCGCGGTCGCGGCCGCGGGCCCGGGCGCGGCGCGGGTGGATGTCCGGATCGCTAGAACGGACTGACCGGATCCTGATCCAGGCCGCGCAGGGCGCGGTCGCCCTGCAGCCAGAGGGCGGTGGCGCCGTACAGCGCGGCGGCGAGCAGGATCGCGGTGCGGGCGCCCTGGGAGTCGGCCAGCAGGCCGAAGAGCGAGGGGGCCAGCCAGCTGACGCTGGAGCCGAGCAGTTGGACGGCGTTGCCGGTCTGCGCCTGGAGGTCGTCGGGGGTGATCCGGGTGGCCCGGACCTGGAAGACGATGATCGCGGGCATGATGGTGAAGGTGCTGACGGCGCCCAGCACGGTCATCAGCCAGACCCAGGGCGCGAACGCGATGCCGACCGCGCAGAACGGCAGCAGCCAGGACGTGATCAGCACCCAGGCGCGACCGCCGAGGAGCTTGGCCAGCCGCGGGCCGAGCAGTGAACCGCCCAGCCCGCAGAGGGCGTTGACCGACACCATGGCACCGACCTCGGTCGGGTCGGCCCCCCGGCTGCGGGCCAGCACGATCACCATCAGCAGCATGCCCGCGGCGACCGCGTTCACCGCGGCTCCCCACAGGGCGTACATCCGCAGGTAGGGGTTGCCCAGGACGTAGCGCAGGCCGGCGGTGACGACGCGGCGCAGCGGTTCACGCCGGGCGCCCGTGGCGGGCCGGCGTTCGGGGTCGAGCGGGCTGCGGACCAGGGCCGAGGTGACGGTGATCGCCCCGAAGGAGAGCGCGTCCAGGCCGAACGGGAGCGACTGTGCCAGGCCGAAGAGCGCGCCGCCGACCGGCGGCCCGATCATCGCGGCGGCCTGGCCGCGGGCCTGGGTGAGGGCCATCGCGGCGGGCAGTTGGGCGGACGGGACGACCCGGCGCACCGCGCCGCGGCTGGCGCCGGTGAAGAACGCCGAGGAGCAGCCCTGCACCGCGCCGACCACCATCAGCTGCGGCAGCCAGATGTGGTGGGCCAGCACGGCCGGCACCACGCTGCCGACCGCGAGCAGTTGCAGCAGGGAGGTGACCACCATGATGCGCTTGCGCGGGTAGCGGTCCGCGACCACCCCGGCGGGCAGCAGCATCAGCAGGCTGCCGACCAGGGTGGCGCTGCCGACCAGGCCCGCCTTGGCCGCCGAGCCGGTGGCGGCCAGCACCAGCAGCGGGTAGCAGATGCCCGACATCTGGGTACCGAGCGCGGACACCGCCTGCCCGCTCCACAGCAGGTTGAAGTCGCGGTTGCGGTGCAGCGGTCGCGGCTCGGCGGGCCGGCCGTCGACGTCGTCGTCGGAGGTCTGTTCGGTGGTCACCGGGTGCGCCCCCGTGGTGCGGCTAGCACACGCTGACCGGGAAGTCGGCGAAGCCGCGCAGCACCGTGCCGCGGCGGACCGGGGCGCCGGCGGCGGCCAGCTTCGGGAAGCGCTCCAGCAGCGCGGGGAAGAACACCGCGGCCTGCATCCGGGCCAGCGGCGCGCCCAGGCAGTGGTGCACGCCGCCGCCGAAGGAGAAGACGGTCGGGCCGCCGGTCCTGGTGATGTCGAAGACGTCGGGGTCGGGGAAGGCGCACGGGTCCCGGTTGGCGGCGCCGAGCATCATCACCACCTGCCCGCCCGCCGACACCGGGACGCCGTCGATCACGCCGTCCTCGCCCGCGACCCGGGCCATCGCCTGCACCGGGGTGTCGTAGCGCAGCATCTCCTCCACCGCGCCGCCGACCAACCTCGGTTCGGCGCGCAGCAGTTCCGCCTGGTCGGGATGGGCCAGCAGGGCGGCCAGACCGTTCAGCAGCATGTCGACCATGCTCTCGATGGCGGCGCTGAAGACCAGGGTGAGCGTCTGTTCCAACTCGTCCTGGGTCAGCGGCTCTTCGGCCGAGCCGACCGAGCCCGCCGAGCCCGCCGAGCCCGCCGAGCCCGCCGAGCCCGTCGCACCGGCCGGGTCCGTCGCCGCGACCAGGGCGGTGGTGACGTCGTCGCGGGGGTCGGCCCGGCGGCGGGCCGCGAGTTCGCCGAAGTAGCCGGTGAGCGCGGCCCCGGCACGGTCGATGACCGCGAGGTGGGCGTCCACCCCGCCGCCGTCCACGGCGAGCCGCAGGCCCTCCAGGGGCTCCCGCAGCCGGGGCTGGTCCTCCTCGGGCACGCCGAGCACCTTGCCGATGACCGCGATGGGCAGGCCGGCCGCGAGCACCTCGTGCAGGTCCACGGGCGAGCCGTCGGCCCCCTGCACGGCGACCTGGTCGAGGATCCGGCCGGTCAGGTCGGCCACGTACGCGCGCAGGGCGGCGGCGCGGCGCTGGGTGAAGGCGCCGCCGACCAGCCGGCGCAGTCGGGTGTGGCCGGGCGGGTCCTGGAAGAGGAAGGACTCGGTGGTGGCCCGCAGGCCGGGGTGGTCGCGCCAGTCGGGGCGCTTGAGGTCCATCCAGGCCGCGTTCTGCGCATGGAAGCGGGGGTCGCGGCTGACGGCCACGCAGTCCTCGTAGCGGGTGAGCAGGAGGCCGCCGCCGGGTGTGGGGTGCACCGGGGAGTGCGTCCGCAGCTGCGCGTAGTGCGGGTACGGCTGCGCAGTGCCCTGCGGGGTCCGCAGGGCCGCCAGCGCCTCGGCCACCGGGTCCGCGTCAGGCGAGGTCATCGGCGTGCCCCCGGTCCGCGGCGGTCGGGGCGAACGCCGCCCGCAGTTCCCGGGCCGCCTGGTCGACGGCCGCCCGGCCGCCGTCCAGTACCCCGGACATCGCGAAGAAGCCGTGCACCATGCCCGGGTAGCGGGTGGCGCTGACCGGGACGCCCGACTCCCGCAGCCGTTGCGCGTAGCTCTCGCCCTCGTCGCGCAGCGGGTCGTACTCGGCGGTGATGACGGTGGCCGGGGGCAGCCCGGCCAGGTCCTCGGCGCGCAGCGGGGAGGCCAGCGGGTGGTCGCCGTCCCGGACGTCGGACAGGTAGTGGCCCCAGTACCAGTCCACCGAACGGTGGTTGAAGAGCAGCGGGTCGGAGTTCTCGCGGCGCGAGGGGGTGTCGGCGCGGTAGTCGGTGTTGGGGTACACCAGCAGCTGGTGGACCAGGGCGGGGCCGGAGCGCTCCCGGCCCAGCAGGGTGACCGCGGCCGCGAGGTTGCCGCCGGCGCTGTCGCCGCCGACGGCCAGCCGGGCCGGGTCTATGCCGAGGCTCTCGGCGTGGTCGGCCACCCAGCGCGCGGTGGACCAGCAGTCCTCGACGGCGGCCGGGAAGGGGTGTTCGGGGGCCAGCCGGTAGCCGACCGAGAGGGTGGTGCAGCCGACCGCGTTGGTCAGGCTGCGGCAGAGCGCGTCACAGGTGTCGATGGTGCCGAGCGTCCAGCCGCCGCCGAAGAAGTAGAGCAGCGCGGGGTGCGGGCCCTCGCCGACCGGGCGGTAGACCCGCAGGGTGAGCTCCCCGCCGGGTCCGGGGATGGTCGACTCGGTCACCTGGCCGACCGGTTCGGGGTCCCCGGCGGCGCTGCGGATGTCGGCGAGGTCGGCCGCGCGGGCGCGCTCGACGGTCATCTCGTACAGCGGCGGGGCCGCCGATCGGGCGCGGCGCTCACGAAGGGCCTGGACCTGTGGGTCGAGTGGCATCGGGCTCTCCCGGTCGGGGAACG
The Streptacidiphilus albus JL83 genome window above contains:
- a CDS encoding ADP-ribosylglycohydrolase family protein, with product MDRDQRVTGAVVGSAVGDALGAPFEFSRERTFSTRFPEPDPDREMCGGGSWDPGEATDDTQMAVHLAESLLERDGMDLPDIFARFQRWATDDPMDIGLQTESVLTNGHPWDRAAAVHFQTNHLAAGNGSLMRATTSAVYFARAGQQITMDAARRIAALTHGDPAAWEGTAIFHELVRIALDGGDPITALPDILPLVDPDQRQRYAVVLAPDWHPDRATEFNGAVWPCLGSAVWALRTTFSFEDALRSAVDLGGDTDTVAAVTGGLAGAVYGMDAIPVSWMRPLHVLLPGSGGRELDLADLAGLAARLDGTSRSRLDHHVGGLE
- a CDS encoding DinB family protein; the encoded protein is MTRSERLAEQLDWHWHRNLRPRLHGLTDEEYFWEPVRGCWSIRPRGTSAAPMSEGSGEWTMDSASSDPVPAPVATIAWRLGHMIVSCLGYRVGWYFGGQDVDFDAFAYAGTADEALNQLDEMYGRWNAGVRELSDADLENPPPMGPEGFPMENRVLHVNRELIHHGAEISLLRDLYRWQDGAVPRRM
- a CDS encoding transposase family protein gives rise to the protein MTARSAVIRTPGDPHHEVVVARTTSTIDYLAELLRSRLKATNSPFRSQPPGRVAVLVLAMLRHDQRLLDPAGGNGVPESTLRRCRDEMIDLLAARAPRLDRALRKTAARGGEVVLIDGTLIPTQRRTGAANRPNYSGKHHRHGLHFLALTDERGRLMWISAARPGRTHDATATRHDKIVEHLKAAGLGALADLGFIDVDKPKNPDDQVIVTGYKATRTRKLTSGQKQANQVLAAGRPSNTASRT
- a CDS encoding DUF6193 family natural product biosynthesis protein, with translation MPTPPDPSALYPDVAALGSLAAALRAEAEGCLGAVPVTSSDADPLRHAAVASTLPHREPLQISAWSHERRWSIRGTEPFQGLSLLDGRTEDLTEVARAARAWHDGAALDEIRRAVPFVHLTGRTEVPDHHPARLTESEWQSMRQKAAELEYTWKEPYQALIEAAYAEPALRALYPFTSHWALRFAATTRPDLTVVGPCLTAGSDGTFGLGRGIITPDLGRFATAHEAVALAVQHLPSGLGPVTLGR
- a CDS encoding 4'-phosphopantetheinyl transferase family protein, which translates into the protein MSLSHARGVVAVAASRESAVGVDVEAVRPLAVGALARRWFPADEAAWIGRWGPGREPSAFLWLWTQKEAMAKALGQGLGGGVGLLRAVALPDEWPTGWAQRCWPLTAVPEVAELAVSAGELDGLMVAVAAAGPGAARVDVRIARTD
- a CDS encoding MFS transporter, coding for MTTEQTSDDDVDGRPAEPRPLHRNRDFNLLWSGQAVSALGTQMSGICYPLLVLAATGSAAKAGLVGSATLVGSLLMLLPAGVVADRYPRKRIMVVTSLLQLLAVGSVVPAVLAHHIWLPQLMVVGAVQGCSSAFFTGASRGAVRRVVPSAQLPAAMALTQARGQAAAMIGPPVGGALFGLAQSLPFGLDALSFGAITVTSALVRSPLDPERRPATGARREPLRRVVTAGLRYVLGNPYLRMYALWGAAVNAVAAGMLLMVIVLARSRGADPTEVGAMVSVNALCGLGGSLLGPRLAKLLGGRAWVLITSWLLPFCAVGIAFAPWVWLMTVLGAVSTFTIMPAIIVFQVRATRITPDDLQAQTGNAVQLLGSSVSWLAPSLFGLLADSQGARTAILLAAALYGATALWLQGDRALRGLDQDPVSPF
- a CDS encoding cytochrome P450 → MTSPDADPVAEALAALRTPQGTAQPYPHYAQLRTHSPVHPTPGGGLLLTRYEDCVAVSRDPRFHAQNAAWMDLKRPDWRDHPGLRATTESFLFQDPPGHTRLRRLVGGAFTQRRAAALRAYVADLTGRILDQVAVQGADGSPVDLHEVLAAGLPIAVIGKVLGVPEEDQPRLREPLEGLRLAVDGGGVDAHLAVIDRAGAALTGYFGELAARRRADPRDDVTTALVAATDPAGATGSAGSAGSAGSAGSVGSAEEPLTQDELEQTLTLVFSAAIESMVDMLLNGLAALLAHPDQAELLRAEPRLVGGAVEEMLRYDTPVQAMARVAGEDGVIDGVPVSAGGQVVMMLGAANRDPCAFPDPDVFDITRTGGPTVFSFGGGVHHCLGAPLARMQAAVFFPALLERFPKLAAAGAPVRRGTVLRGFADFPVSVC
- a CDS encoding alpha/beta hydrolase, which gives rise to MPLDPQVQALRERRARSAAPPLYEMTVERARAADLADIRSAAGDPEPVGQVTESTIPGPGGELTLRVYRPVGEGPHPALLYFFGGGWTLGTIDTCDALCRSLTNAVGCTTLSVGYRLAPEHPFPAAVEDCWSTARWVADHAESLGIDPARLAVGGDSAGGNLAAAVTLLGRERSGPALVHQLLVYPNTDYRADTPSRRENSDPLLFNHRSVDWYWGHYLSDVRDGDHPLASPLRAEDLAGLPPATVITAEYDPLRDEGESYAQRLRESGVPVSATRYPGMVHGFFAMSGVLDGGRAAVDQAARELRAAFAPTAADRGHADDLA